Sequence from the Sphingobacteriaceae bacterium GW460-11-11-14-LB5 genome:
CGAAATCCACTACGACTGGATCATTGATTACCTGAAAGCAACTTTCCAGATCAATAATTACGATGCTTATTTTGAGAAAGCTTATTTCTCTCAGCACATGAAACTGCGCAAGCCCAATACCAATATTTTTGAGCAGGTATTAAAAGAAAACAATCTAAACCCGGCCGAAACCTTATTTATCGACGATAGTCCGCAACATATTGAAGGTGCTAAAAAAGTGGGTTTAAATACCCTATTGATGACCGAAAAACCTGCTCAACTGGGGGCCTTTTTAAAAGCAAATGGAATTTTGTAAATTAGTATATGTCAGAAAAAAAGTTTAAGTCGCTAAAAGAGTTCTACCCTTTTTACTTGTCAGAACATACCAATACCACCTCGCGTATTTTACATTTTATCGGGACCGGATTGGTTTGTCTTGCCTTTTTTACTGGTTTTCTTTTTCACAACTGGCATTTCTTTCTCGCCATACCTGTATTGGGATATGGTTTTGCCTGGGTTGGACATTTCTTTTTCGAGAAAAATAAACCCGCTACTTTTCAATATCCCGGTTACAGCTTAGTGAGCGATTTTATTTTATTCTACGACCTCTTAACTGGCAAACAATCTTTTGTGGTGAAGAAATAGTTAGTAGTTTTCAATTGACAATTTTCAGTTCGCAGCATCTATTGACTACCCTGGCCTGGAGCGAAAGAGGACTTGGGAAGTTTAAGCCATAGATTTCAAAATCTACTACCGCTCAACCTAAACTCGATTGAAGCGGCATCCTTTTTGGCTGTCACCCTGAGCGTAGTTGAAGGGCAGCCAAAAAGATATAGCGCAAAGCGAGACTGTACGTCCCGAAGAACTACTGCATGCTCATTTTCAAAAAAATAATGGATTAATAAGATGCTGAACTAAATTACCTTCGGTGAGCTCGCTTAAGGCTCGGTTTACTTCGTAGCTTTCCACTTCGTTACAGGTCAGCATGACGATACGAAAATAAAAAACAGCTGGCAATTTCCAGTCAGCAGTTTCTATTACCGCCCAAAACTGAAAATTTCCAACTGTTAACCGAAAACCGAACTACAGTTTCCTTCTTTTTAATTCTCTTTCAATCAAACCTAATTCACGGCCTGTTTGTCCGGCAACAGATGTATTTTCTTGTGCCCTTCTGAACAAATAAGGCATTACCGCTTTAATCGGTCCATAAGGAACATATTTGGCTACATTATAATTCGAATCGGCAAGGTTAAAGCTTAAGTTATCGCTCATCCCCAACAACTGGGCAAAATAAACATGCGGGTGATTGTGTGTAATATTCTTTTCCTCTAAAAGATATGTCAATAAACGGCTGCTATCTTCATTGTGCGTTCCGGCCACAATGGCAATTTCTTCAATATGATCTACACAATAACGCAAAGACTCATTGTAGTCACGGTCTGAAGCTGCTTTATCTGGCTGAATTGGCGAAGGATAACCCATTTCTGCTGCGCGTTTACGTTCTTTTTCCATGTAGGCCCCACGAACCATTTTCACACCGAGAATAAAACCATCTGCTTTAGCAATTAAATGATCAGCTTTCATATCGGCCAGCTTATCATGACGGTACATTTGATAGGTATTGTAAACAATAATGCGTTCACGGTTAAATTTACGCATCATATCCAGGGCCAATTCATCAATTGTATCCTGAATCCAGGTTTCTTCCGCATCGATCATAATGGGAACCCCTTTATCGAAAGCGGTCTGGCAAATCTTCTCGCAACGTTGTTTCACCTTTTCGTACTCAGCTTTTTCGCTGGCATTTAGCGTTTCTTTAGCGTCCAATTTCTGCAACAAGGCAAAACGACCAATTCCGGTGATTTTGAAAACGGTAATCGGGATTTTGACATCGCCATCAGCGCGCATAATGGTGCGGATAATTTCGGCACAGGTTTCATCAAAAACCTGCTCTTCTTCTTCTCCTTCTACCGAATAATCTAAAATGGTACCTACACCACCTTTATGTAATTGTTCAATGGCTTTATCACATTCGGCAATGGTTTCGCCACCACAAAATTGCTGAAAGATAGTTGCTTTTATTGCGCCCTGAATGGGTAAACCGATATTTAAAAAGAAATTGGTAATGGCAGGACCAACTTTGGTAAGAAAATTACTGCCAATCATTTTAAAAAGCCAGTAAGCTTTTTTTAGTTCGCCGTTTGTTTTTTGTCGGAAAGCGACTTCCGTATTATCGAAATTTGGTTGCTTGTTGGGGGATAAATCCATTTTTTATCTATAATTAAGTCAGATTGGTGCAAAATTATAAAAAGCATTGATTGTTAAAACTAAAAACCTCTAAATAATCGTATTTTTGCAGAAAATGATACAATTCAAATTAGAAGGCGAATTTATTCCACTCATCCAGCTGTTAAAAGCAAGCGGATTGGTTGGCAGTGGCGGCGATGCCCAAACCGTTGTTGAAGATGGTTTAGTAAAAACAAACGGCGAGGTCGAATTCCGCAAACGTTATAAGGTTAGGGTTGGCGATATTATTACTTTTGGCGAAAACAAAATAGAAGTTATTTAATGAAACCACTAACCAGCGCAGGTCACACCCTATATTTCGAAAGTAGTTTAGCCGCACTAAAAACACTTTTAGAAAGCAACAAATACAGTAAAGTTTTTGTACTTGCTGATGAGCATACCAGCGAAATCTGCTTACCGCTTTTTCAGTCGCTTTTAGATGATTTTTCTGAATTTGACCTGATCGAAACTTCGGCAGGTGAAGAAAACAAGAATATTGATTTTTGTATCGGCATCTGGAAAACGCTTTTAGATTTTGAGGCCGACCGCAAAAGTTTAATGATTAATTTAGGTGGCGGTGTAATTACCGATATGGGCGGATTTATTGCCTCTACCTACAAACGAGGTATCGATTTTATCAATGTACCTACTACCCTTTTATCGCAGGTTGATGCTTCGGTAGGTGGTAAAACAGGAATTGACATCGACAATGTAAAAAACATGGTGGGTACCTTTACCTTGCCACAAATGGTTTTTATCGAAACCGCATTCTTAAAAACATTGCCACAACGCGAGCTTTTATCGGGCTTTGCCGAAATGATTAAACATGGCTTGATTTATGATAAGCCCTATTACGAAAAGTTAAAAGAAAGCAACTACTTAACCCCTTCTGCTGAAGACATTTATCGATCTGTAGAAATTAAAAACGAAGTGGTTACCATCGATCCGCATGAGAAAAACCTGCGTAAGATTTTAAACTTCGGCCATACCATTGGGCATGCCGTTGAAGGTTATTCTTTGGCTAATGACGAAAATCCGCTAACGCATGGTGAAGCCATTGCTATCGGTTTTGTTTGTGAAGCTGCATTATCGATTAAAAACAGTACGTTAACACAAGCGGAACTGAAAGATATTAGTGAATATATTTTATCCTTATATCCTAAATACCACATCAAAAAAGAAAGCTTTGATACGCTTTTAGAATTGATGCAGAGTGATAAAAAGAATGAAGATGGAAACATTCTCTTTTCGCTTTTAGAAACAACAGGCAAATGCACGTTTAACTGCCGTGTAAGCACTGCCGATATTTTGAGCAGTTTAGATTATTATAACAGTTTATAAAATGAAATTTACAGGAAGTGATATTTCTGTTGTTGGCCTGTTTGGTTTTGTAATCGTTTTAACCCTGGTTGAAATGTATTTCAGCTATGTGCACGACAGAAAATTATATACTAAACGCGATACCTGGACCAATATCTACCTGATGACGGCCGCTATTGTGATTAATTTAGCCACAAAAACAGGCACTTTTTTTCTATTGCAGTTCTGTTATCAATTCCGTTTGTTCCAAATTCCTAATATTTGGCTTTACTGGTTCGTTTTGATTTTAGCGCAAGACTTCCTGTATTGGTTTTTGCATACGGTTGGTCATTATGTACGCTTTTTCTGGGCCATGCATGTTACACACCACTCGTCTGAACATTTTAATTTAACCACTGGTTTCCGTTCAACTGTTTTCGAGCCATTGTACCGTGTTTTCTTTTATTTGCCACTGGCATTTATGGGTTTCACCGCGGTTGACATTCTTTTTGCTTACCTGGTGACCCAAATTTATGGTAATCTGGTGCATACGCAGTACAACATTAAACTTCCGAAATGGTACGGATATATTTTCGTTACCCCATCACATCACCGGGTGCACCACGCCAGCAATGTACGTTACCTTGACAAAAACATGGGCATGGTTTTAATCCTTTGGGATAGATGGTTCGGCACTTTCCAGGAGGAGTTACCTGAAGATGTGGTGAAGTACGGCTTAACAACCCAGCCTGAAGATACAGGTGCCGTTAACATTATTTTCCATGAGTTTGTTGCATTAAGTGCCGATGTTAAAAAAGCACCAACTTTTATAGATAAAGTGAAATACATTTTCAATCCGCCGGGTTGGAGCCATGATGGAAGCACCAAAATTGCTAAAATTATGCAGCGGGAATTACGTGAAGAGGAAGAGAAAAGGTATGAAGCGTTACAACAGAATAAAGTAAAAGGGCTCAACGACCGCGGAGAGTTAAGTTCTACCGGATAAAAAATAATCTAAAGGTCTGTGGCTCCACAGGCCTTTTTTGTTAACATCTTTTCTATGTTTTTTTTGCCACGGATGCACGGAAAAACACGGATGACGTTTTAGCACGATAAGGTGCTGTGATTATGAGGGGTAATTTATTTTAAACAAATAAATATAAATGACGTTTAAATATCAGCAAGTATATAATTCCCCTCTTTTAGAGGGGTGTCCGCAGGACGGGGTGTTCTATTTGCCCTAGCCAGACGGGCCTCTCTTTTTCTAATCACTTGCAGATGCTGAACGGCAAAGCATTCGATCTGTAATTAATAGATCTCACTTATGCATAACTTTAATTCGATATTTAGCATATTGCAGTAAATTATCGTCATGAAAAAACTAATGCTCTCGCTCCTCTCCATTTTCTTCCTC
This genomic interval carries:
- a CDS encoding RNA-binding protein; this encodes MIQFKLEGEFIPLIQLLKASGLVGSGGDAQTVVEDGLVKTNGEVEFRKRYKVRVGDIITFGENKIEVI
- a CDS encoding sterol desaturase, whose translation is MKFTGSDISVVGLFGFVIVLTLVEMYFSYVHDRKLYTKRDTWTNIYLMTAAIVINLATKTGTFFLLQFCYQFRLFQIPNIWLYWFVLILAQDFLYWFLHTVGHYVRFFWAMHVTHHSSEHFNLTTGFRSTVFEPLYRVFFYLPLAFMGFTAVDILFAYLVTQIYGNLVHTQYNIKLPKWYGYIFVTPSHHRVHHASNVRYLDKNMGMVLILWDRWFGTFQEELPEDVVKYGLTTQPEDTGAVNIIFHEFVALSADVKKAPTFIDKVKYIFNPPGWSHDGSTKIAKIMQRELREEEEKRYEALQQNKVKGLNDRGELSSTG
- a CDS encoding proline dehydrogenase; translation: MDLSPNKQPNFDNTEVAFRQKTNGELKKAYWLFKMIGSNFLTKVGPAITNFFLNIGLPIQGAIKATIFQQFCGGETIAECDKAIEQLHKGGVGTILDYSVEGEEEEQVFDETCAEIIRTIMRADGDVKIPITVFKITGIGRFALLQKLDAKETLNASEKAEYEKVKQRCEKICQTAFDKGVPIMIDAEETWIQDTIDELALDMMRKFNRERIIVYNTYQMYRHDKLADMKADHLIAKADGFILGVKMVRGAYMEKERKRAAEMGYPSPIQPDKAASDRDYNESLRYCVDHIEEIAIVAGTHNEDSSRLLTYLLEEKNITHNHPHVYFAQLLGMSDNLSFNLADSNYNVAKYVPYGPIKAVMPYLFRRAQENTSVAGQTGRELGLIERELKRRKL
- a CDS encoding 3-dehydroquinate synthase, yielding MKPLTSAGHTLYFESSLAALKTLLESNKYSKVFVLADEHTSEICLPLFQSLLDDFSEFDLIETSAGEENKNIDFCIGIWKTLLDFEADRKSLMINLGGGVITDMGGFIASTYKRGIDFINVPTTLLSQVDASVGGKTGIDIDNVKNMVGTFTLPQMVFIETAFLKTLPQRELLSGFAEMIKHGLIYDKPYYEKLKESNYLTPSAEDIYRSVEIKNEVVTIDPHEKNLRKILNFGHTIGHAVEGYSLANDENPLTHGEAIAIGFVCEAALSIKNSTLTQAELKDISEYILSLYPKYHIKKESFDTLLELMQSDKKNEDGNILFSLLETTGKCTFNCRVSTADILSSLDYYNSL